The genomic window GTACAAATTGATTTTTAATATTCTGTGGTAAAGAATCAAAATCAACTTCCTTTTCATTAATTTTATATTCATAATCTTTAATAGTTGGATCAGCTATTTTCAATAAATTTAATAGAAAAGGTTTGAAATTTTCACCTTCTTTTAATAGTACATCTTGTGTATCGGGATTATCTAATTTGGCAGAAATTATATGAATATCTGTAAAGAATTTATGTATTTTCTTTGCCTCTTCTGAGTTTTCATCAGCAAAAACTGATAAAGCTAAATTATTTTCTTTTACTCTTTTGGCGCTATCATTGTCATCGAAATTTTTTATAGAAATTCATTTCCTATCTCTGGTAAACAATGTTGATGGTTTTTGGGATTTGTAAGCTTTAAGTTTTTCGGAAACAATCTCATTTTGATTTACAGCAAAATAGTAATTATACAAAGTATTCTCTACATAAAAATTTATTTCAAATTCTGATGGCTTTCCTATAGTATCTTTACAAAGTTTATAAGGTTGAAAGTTTGGTATAGATAAATTAGGGTCGTATTTATGAGAATATACTATCAAATCTCTTGCAAATTTTATTGCTTGTAGAAGATTTGATTTCCCGCTGGCATTTGGTCAATAAATTACTGATGTTTTCAATAATTTGTGTTTTCAGTGTTGGAAAACATTTTCTGGTAAGTCTTTAGTTTTTCAGTCTGCAAGCATACTGAAAGTAGTAGCTTCTTTGAAAGAAAGGTAATTTTTAATAGTAATATCTACTAGCATGGTTAGTTTTAATTTATATAAATCTACATAAATTTTAATAAAAATATTACAAAATGCAAATATTTTTTTAAATAATTTTGCAACTTTATTGCAAATAGTAGAAAAATAAGAACTTTATGTAAAGTAATTTTTATAAAAAAACACAAAAAAAACTTATTTTGCAAGAAGCAATATTTTTCATTTATCCAAAAATTCAAGCTCAAAAAATTTGCAAGCAGAAAAAGTGGAAATCATAGCTAAATCATCACACGGAGTTAGTCCTTTTCAAAACTTCGAAATTTTCCTAAAAAACAATACTTTATACTAATTTTTTTAAGTCTTCAACAACTTGATTTATCAAATTTTCTTTTATCCAGTATTTTTGTTTCTGATTTACTACTTCTCATAGCTTATGCAATATATGAGATTTATTATATCTTTTGGGAATAGAGTCTATCAAATTTTTCAAAAAATCTTGACTACTCAGTCCAGTTCTTTCAGATATTATTTTACCGTTGAAGTTATAGTTATTTTGGAGGAAGAAATATATATCATACAAATCTCTATTTTCAGTTCTTTCATAGCAGGCAACCAGCTTATTAGCGAATATACTTGATTTTTGCATAACATTCATACTGTTTCACAAAAAATCTACTCTTTCATATTCATTATTTTTCCAAATCCTTTTGTTCAATTCTATTTTAATATTGGGAGCAAATTCATCATAGCTGAATATCCAGCGATGCAAAGTATTTCATTTCAAAAAGCTTTTGATATCTCACAAACTCAAAAGAAAATATTCTATTTTGTCTGTAACTTTTGATTCATATTCAATATCAAGTAAATCCAAATCTATATCTATAGAAAATCTATCCAATCAATACAAAAAATACAGCAATGTTCATCATTTAAAAGCTATTTTCTCAGAAATTTCTGAGCTAAAGAGTACTTTCAAAATATCTTTCATATATTTTTCATGTGTTTGTTTATCCAACATCAGATATTTGTTTTTTGATATTTAAAATTGTTTGTTTGGGGTACAATTTCATAACTTGAGATAGTCTTACTTTGTTCAAAGCATTAGGATTTTCTATACTAGTTAGAGGATTTAAGTAAAACATATCACACAATGCCCTCTCTGGTGTGGCTATACGGTAATTTTTATAAGATTTGATTCCCAATGAATTATTCAAAATAGAGTTTTTTATCTTGGAGTATCTAAACTCTGTATTATCTACAGTATAAGTACGGGTATCATCAGAAATACAAGTAATAGTATTTTCATAATATTGAAAAATCAAAGCTTCTTTGTACAAGACAGTTTCCATAGAAATATATGAGTTTTTTCTCATTTTGCAAGCAAGTTCAAATTTATCATAATATGGCAAAGCCCAGATCCCCTTACGAAGATTGACAAGCAAATTAGATTTTTGGGCTCTATACAAAAAACTTTCTACACTATGTCTATTTTGATAGTTGGTTATATTTTGAATATCAGATATACTAAATACAGTTTTCCCAGAAGTTATAACTTTATCCAAAAATTTCATAATGTCGTAAGAATTCATTTAAATATAAATGGATATTAACGATATTTTGTAAAAATGCAACAAAAAATTAAAAAAGTAGAAATCATAGCTAAATCATAGGTCATACTACAGGAAGGTTGGGCTATGAAAAATAAAATTGATATAATTTTTGGCATAATGGACAAAATGTATTGATATTCTAATTGCAAATTTGTGTTGATAGATTTTTAATTGCAAAATGTGTTGATAGAATCTAAGAAAAATA from Candidatus Absconditicoccus praedator includes these protein-coding regions:
- a CDS encoding AAA family ATPase, translating into MLVDITIKNYLSFKEATTFSMLADGKTKDLPENVFQHGKHKLLKTSVIYGPNASGKSNLLQAIKFARDLIVYSHKYDPNLSIPNFQPYKLCKDTIGKPSEFEINFYVENTLYNYYFAVNQNEIVSEKLKAYKSQKPSTLFTRDRKGISIKNFDDNDSAKRVKENNLALSVFADENSEEAKKIHKFFTDIHIISAKLDNPDTQDVLLKEGENFKPFLLNLLKIADPTIKDYEYKINEKEVDFDSLPQNIKNQFVQAPKKVFQTELNDKIVRDLYDKNGNVVGEANFKRSEESEGTKRIYQWAGSLYNVMKHNKILFVDELEDSLHPMLVENMIRSLHQKTDTTFQLVFNTHNSYLLSLKDLFRKDQIWFTEKDKYGVSDLYSLLEFKTNQGIRKDTDIETNYLKGRFGAIPFIDEIFKS
- a CDS encoding nucleotidyl transferase AbiEii/AbiGii toxin family protein, encoding MLDKQTHEKYMKDILKVLFSSEISEKIAFKGGTLLYFLYGLDRFSIDIDLDLLDIEYESKVTDKIEYFLLSLGDIKSFLKGNTLHRWIFSYDEFAPNIKIELNKRIWKNNEYERVDFLGNSMNVMQKSSIFANKLVACYERTENRDLYDIYFFLQNNYNFNGKIISERTGLSSQDFLKNLIDSIPKRYNKSHILHKLGEVVNQKQKYWIKENLINQVVEDLKKLV
- a CDS encoding type IV toxin-antitoxin system AbiEi family antitoxin domain-containing protein, with translation MNSYDIMKFLDKVITSGKTVFSISDIQNITNYQNRHSVESFLYRAQKSNLLVNLRKGIWALPYYDKFELACKMRKNSYISMETVLYKEALIFQYYENTITCISDDTRTYTVDNTEFRYSKIKNSILNNSLGIKSYKNYRIATPERALCDMFYLNPLTSIENPNALNKVRLSQVMKLYPKQTILNIKKQISDVG